A stretch of the Aggregicoccus sp. 17bor-14 genome encodes the following:
- a CDS encoding glutathione S-transferase family protein, giving the protein MKLYAAPRTRAIRPRWLLEELEVPYALQRVEVSQPEGVSPEMRALHPLGEVPVLVDGALTLFESSAICLYLADRFPEKGLAPLPTSAQRGPYLQWLLFAEVTLEPLVLEQRLHAMRPEAPRPAPPARLGEVLGALERHLEGREYVATEGFTAADLVLSSILHLAHTLRLLERYPRLSEYTLRCTKRPAVRRAVMG; this is encoded by the coding sequence ATGAAGCTCTATGCCGCCCCCAGGACCCGCGCCATCCGCCCCCGCTGGCTCCTCGAAGAGCTCGAGGTGCCGTACGCGCTGCAGCGGGTGGAGGTGTCCCAGCCCGAGGGCGTGTCGCCCGAGATGCGGGCGCTGCACCCGCTCGGCGAGGTGCCCGTGCTGGTGGACGGAGCGCTCACGCTCTTCGAGTCCTCGGCCATCTGCCTCTACCTCGCGGACCGCTTCCCCGAGAAGGGCCTCGCGCCGCTCCCCACGTCCGCGCAGCGCGGGCCCTATCTGCAGTGGCTGCTCTTCGCGGAGGTGACGCTCGAGCCGCTGGTGCTCGAGCAGCGCCTCCATGCGATGCGGCCGGAGGCGCCGCGCCCCGCGCCGCCCGCGCGGCTCGGGGAGGTGCTCGGCGCGCTCGAGCGGCACCTCGAGGGCCGCGAGTACGTGGCGACGGAGGGCTTCACCGCCGCGGACCTCGTCCTCTCCTCCATCCTCCACCTCGCGCACACCCTGCGGCTGCTCGAGCGCTACCCGCGGCTGAGCGAGTACACGCTGCGCTGCACGAAGCGTCCTGCGGTACGACGGGCGGTCATGGGCTAG
- a CDS encoding LysR family transcriptional regulator — protein MLLFASIVREGSFTRAARRLGITKQSASERLGKLEAQLGVRLLERTTRQLRVTGPGATYYERCAAIAAQIDEANAEVQQQLAQAMGLLRVSSPSLFGRRYLGPVVSEFLARHPKLQVELVLADRPVHVLEEGLDVAIHAGPLDDSSLVARRLGEGAVYYVASPRYLARHGTPEPRALGAARCIALSAFETWSVGGVKARIEPVLTVNDLEVACDAALAGVGIARVPGILCHEAVRDGRLKVLFGPRPALVRTFHAVYPSRASLPPKVRLFVELLAERLPPMLALPGSPRRRRARAAR, from the coding sequence ATGCTCCTCTTCGCCTCCATCGTGCGCGAGGGCAGCTTCACCCGCGCCGCGCGCCGGCTCGGCATCACCAAGCAGAGCGCGAGCGAGCGGCTGGGCAAGCTGGAGGCGCAGCTCGGCGTGCGGCTGCTGGAGCGCACCACGCGGCAGCTGCGGGTCACCGGCCCGGGGGCCACCTACTACGAGCGCTGCGCGGCCATCGCTGCGCAGATCGACGAGGCGAACGCCGAGGTGCAGCAGCAGCTCGCGCAGGCCATGGGCCTCCTGCGCGTCTCCTCGCCCTCGCTCTTCGGCCGCCGCTACCTCGGGCCCGTGGTCTCGGAGTTCCTCGCCCGCCACCCGAAGCTGCAGGTGGAGCTGGTGCTCGCCGACCGTCCCGTGCACGTGCTCGAGGAGGGCCTGGACGTGGCCATCCACGCGGGGCCGCTGGACGACTCGTCGCTCGTGGCGCGCCGCCTGGGCGAGGGCGCGGTGTACTACGTGGCGAGCCCCCGCTACCTCGCGCGCCACGGCACGCCGGAGCCGCGGGCGCTGGGCGCCGCGCGCTGCATCGCGCTGAGCGCCTTCGAGACCTGGAGCGTCGGAGGCGTGAAGGCGCGCATCGAGCCAGTGCTCACGGTGAACGACCTGGAGGTGGCCTGCGACGCGGCCCTCGCCGGCGTGGGCATCGCGCGCGTGCCGGGCATCCTCTGCCACGAGGCCGTGCGCGACGGCCGCTTGAAGGTGCTCTTCGGCCCCCGCCCCGCACTGGTGCGCACCTTCCACGCCGTCTACCCGAGCCGCGCGAGCCTCCCGCCCAAGGTGCGGCTCTTCGTCGAATTGCTCGCCGAGCGTCTCCCGCCGATGCTCGCGCTGCCCGGCTCTCCGAGGCGCCGGCGCGCGCGCGCTGCGCGGTGA
- a CDS encoding DinB family protein, whose product MTSATLSALQQFPSQLRQLFDEVPREHWHWTPASWEGIPSEALDPVGQLCHVRDIEQLGYHVRFRRLLEEREPVLASLDTEALAVQQRYAEADPAQALTAFARAREHTMALLQGLSTAQLQRRGSFDGYGEVTVQSLIHFLSSHDQQHLAGMQWLLGRIASLGGSAH is encoded by the coding sequence GTGACGTCCGCGACCCTGAGCGCCCTGCAGCAGTTCCCCTCCCAGCTCCGGCAGCTCTTCGACGAGGTGCCGCGCGAGCACTGGCACTGGACGCCCGCGTCCTGGGAGGGCATCCCGAGCGAGGCTCTCGACCCGGTCGGGCAGCTGTGCCACGTGCGGGACATCGAGCAGCTCGGCTACCACGTGCGCTTCAGGCGCCTGCTCGAGGAGCGCGAGCCCGTGCTCGCATCGCTCGATACCGAGGCGCTCGCGGTGCAGCAGCGCTACGCGGAGGCCGACCCCGCGCAGGCGCTCACCGCCTTCGCTCGCGCCCGCGAGCACACGATGGCGCTGCTGCAGGGGCTCTCCACCGCGCAGCTGCAGCGGCGCGGCTCCTTCGACGGCTACGGCGAGGTCACCGTGCAGTCGCTCATCCACTTCCTGAGCAGCCACGACCAGCAGCACCTCGCCGGGATGCAGTGGCTGCTGGGGCGCATCGCCAGCCTCGGTGGCTCTGCTCACTGA